The Oscillospiraceae bacterium genome contains the following window.
GACCCCTGCGGCGAATGTGAGATCTGCAAGGGTATCGACTCCGGCGCTGTCATGGACATCATCGAGATGGACGCTGCCTCCAACAACGGCGTTGACGACATCCGCGACCTGCGGGACGAGGTGGCGTATCTGCCCTCGGTCTGCAAGTACAAGGTCTATATCATTGACGAGGTCCACATGCTCTCCACGGCAGCCTTCAATGCGTTGCTGAAAACGATGGAGGAGCCGCCCGAGCATGTCATCTTCATTCTGGCAACGACCGAGGTTCAGAAGGTCCCTGTCACGATCCTGAGCCGCTGTCAGCGGTACGATTTCACCCGTATCACGGCAGATGACATTGCCAAGCGCCTGCTTTATGTAGCCGGGCAGGAAAAAATCGATCTGGACGAAAACGCCGCACAGCTGATTGGCCGCCTGGCCGATGGTGCCATGCGTGATGCACTGTCTATACTCGACACCTGCGCCGGTGTGGATAATAAGGTAGATGAAGCGCTGGTACGCCGTATGGCAGGCGTCACAGACAGGGGATACCTGTTTGAGATCAGTGATGCGATTGCAGCCGGGGATTCGGTTGCCGCGCTTGAAAAGATTGCCGCCCTGCGCCAGCAGAGTGTTGACATGCGGCGCCTCTGCATAGAGCTTGCCGGTCATTACCGAAACCTGATGCTCAGCGCCCTGCCGGGCGGCACGGCACTGCTGGCCGGTATCTCTCCCGAGGAGGAGGCTGCCTACAATCAGCGCCAGGATTTCCCGCAGGGCGATGCCATCCGCGCCATCAACGCCTTCGGCTCCGCACTTGAGAAGATGAGCCGCGGCACCGACCAGCGCATCGAACTGGAGCTGGCTGTCTTTTCGCTGACGCAGCCGGAGATCACTGCCGCAGCCCCTGTTGTGGTACAGCAGGTCGCGGCCCCCGCAGCACCGCAGGCCTTTGCATCTGCACCGCCCGTGCAGCCGGCTGCTGCCATCGTGCCCCCGGTTGCGCAGTCAAGCACTGCGTCTGCTGCTTCGGCTGAGCCGGATGATCTGCCGCCGCCCATTGATGACGACCCGCCGTTCCTGCAGCCCGAGCTACAACCCGCGCCCCAACAGACTGTGCCGGCCGCACAGCCCGCCGTCCCTAAGCCCGCACCGCGCAAAGCGGAGGCGGCGCGTTCTGTCGGCCCGCTGGAGCCGTTCGGCTTCTGGCCTGCTGTGCTGTCCGACCTTGAAGAGAATGATGCCATGCTGATTTCTTTTCTGCGGGGCACAAAAGCCTACTGTGACGGAAAGCGTGTGCTGTTTGAATGCAGCGATGCCTTCCGGGATTATATCCGCAGCAACCGCGAGGTCAGCAAGCGGCTGAAGGAAGCGATTTACCGCGTTTCCAAAACCAAGTACAGCATCGGCCCTTATGAAGAGCCGAAAGCCGCCGAAAACAGCAGCCCCGCTGTCAGTCTGGATGAAACCCTGCACACCATGCAGGCGCTGGGCGTTGACCTGAAAATCATTGACAAGTAAATTTATTTGGAGGAAAAACCTATGAAAGCAAGACTGCCCAAAGGCTACGGCCGTCCCGATCCCAACGCCATGATGCGTCAGGTCCAGAAGATGCAGGATGATATCCGCGCCAAACAGGAGGAGCTGGAGGCCAAGGAATATACCGGCACCGCCAGCGGTGAGATGGTCACTGTCACGATGAACGGCAAGCACGAGATCACCGCCGTCAAGATCAAGCCTGAGGCTGTTGATCCGGACGATATCGAGATGCTGGAGGACCTCATCGCAGCTGCTGTCAACAGCGCTTCTTCTGCGGTTGACAAGGACTCCGAGGAGGAAATGTCCAAGATGACCGGCGGTCTGAACATCCCCGGCCTGGGCTGAGAGGCACACCATGTTTCAAAAAACGGAGCCGCTGGAAAATCTGGTTGACCAGTTCGCCCGGTTTCCCGGTATCGGCCGCAAAAGCGCCGTGCGGATGGCTTATCAGGTCATGTCCATGCCTGCGGAACAGGCGATGGAGCTGGCTCAGGCTATCGAGCACGCCAAAAAAGATCTGCACCGCTGCCGTATCTGTCAGGACTTCACCACAGGTGATGTCTGCAAGATCTGTGCGTCCCAAAAGCGGGACCGCAGCGTGATCTGCGTGGTAGAATCCCCCCGCGACATCAAGGCCATCGAGCGTACCCATGAGTATAATGGTCTGTACCATGTACTGCACGGCGCAATCTCGCCCATGGACGGTATCGGTGCCGATCAGCTCTGCATCAAGGAGCTGCTGGCCCGCCTGAATGACACCGTCAAGGAGGTCATTATGGCCACCAGTCCCACGGTCGAGGGGGAAGCCACCGCCATGTATATCGCCAAGCTTATCAAGCCGCTTGGCGTCAAAACGACCCGCCTTGCCTACGGCCTGCCTGTCGGCTCCAGTCTGGAATATGCCGATGAAACCACCCTTTACCGCGCCATGGCAGGCCGCGGCGAGCTGTGACACAATTTTTCTTGACTTTTAAGCGCAGGTGCGCTACAATGAGTATCCTGCCAGTGCAAAGGAGGTGTACCCATGGCTGAGGACAAAAGCGGAAAAAAAATGATTGCCGTCAACCGCGAGGTACGCCATGAGTACTTTGTGATCGAGGCGTTGGAGACCGGCATCGAGCTGGTCGGCACCGAGGTCAAAAGTCTGCGCGCCGGCGGGGTAAACCTGAAGGATTCCTGGGCCGATATTGACGATGGGGAGCTGATTGCAAAGGGCATTCACATCAGCCCTTACGAGCAGGGAAACATCTTCAATAAAGATCCGCGCCGCCCGCGGCGTTTGCTGGCACACAAGGCAGAGATCCGCCGTCTGAGCCAGCAAATCAAGCTGCAGGGATACACGCTGGTTCCGCTGTCGCTCTATTTCAAAAAAGGTCGCGTCAAGCTGGAACTGGGCCTGTGTAAGGGCAAAAAGCTGTATGACAAGCGTGCGTCTGCTGCGGCGCGCGATGCCAAGCGCGATATTGACCGCGCTATGAAAACGCAGCGATAAGGTTGTTTTCACTTCACTTTCCCGGTGGGGGA
Protein-coding sequences here:
- a CDS encoding YbaB/EbfC family nucleoid-associated protein, translated to MKARLPKGYGRPDPNAMMRQVQKMQDDIRAKQEELEAKEYTGTASGEMVTVTMNGKHEITAVKIKPEAVDPDDIEMLEDLIAAAVNSASSAVDKDSEEEMSKMTGGLNIPGLG
- the smpB gene encoding SsrA-binding protein SmpB, giving the protein MAEDKSGKKMIAVNREVRHEYFVIEALETGIELVGTEVKSLRAGGVNLKDSWADIDDGELIAKGIHISPYEQGNIFNKDPRRPRRLLAHKAEIRRLSQQIKLQGYTLVPLSLYFKKGRVKLELGLCKGKKLYDKRASAAARDAKRDIDRAMKTQR
- the dnaX gene encoding DNA polymerase III subunit gamma/tau, whose protein sequence is MYRALYRKWRPQRFADVVGQTAIVTALQNQIAAGRIGHAYLFTGTRGTGKTTCAKIFAKAVNCLDTSSPDPCGECEICKGIDSGAVMDIIEMDAASNNGVDDIRDLRDEVAYLPSVCKYKVYIIDEVHMLSTAAFNALLKTMEEPPEHVIFILATTEVQKVPVTILSRCQRYDFTRITADDIAKRLLYVAGQEKIDLDENAAQLIGRLADGAMRDALSILDTCAGVDNKVDEALVRRMAGVTDRGYLFEISDAIAAGDSVAALEKIAALRQQSVDMRRLCIELAGHYRNLMLSALPGGTALLAGISPEEEAAYNQRQDFPQGDAIRAINAFGSALEKMSRGTDQRIELELAVFSLTQPEITAAAPVVVQQVAAPAAPQAFASAPPVQPAAAIVPPVAQSSTASAASAEPDDLPPPIDDDPPFLQPELQPAPQQTVPAAQPAVPKPAPRKAEAARSVGPLEPFGFWPAVLSDLEENDAMLISFLRGTKAYCDGKRVLFECSDAFRDYIRSNREVSKRLKEAIYRVSKTKYSIGPYEEPKAAENSSPAVSLDETLHTMQALGVDLKIIDK
- the recR gene encoding recombination mediator RecR, with translation MFQKTEPLENLVDQFARFPGIGRKSAVRMAYQVMSMPAEQAMELAQAIEHAKKDLHRCRICQDFTTGDVCKICASQKRDRSVICVVESPRDIKAIERTHEYNGLYHVLHGAISPMDGIGADQLCIKELLARLNDTVKEVIMATSPTVEGEATAMYIAKLIKPLGVKTTRLAYGLPVGSSLEYADETTLYRAMAGRGEL